One window from the genome of Haloprofundus halobius encodes:
- a CDS encoding amino acid ABC transporter permease encodes MSEPVVDAAQEQEGETRLTTGTAGRALLVAAGVLFWGWLLLRWLNDWLGGLFVPVGEPFVPPATVESLGAGVPGLAGAFESLAFAVEYLPTLSEGLWLTLVLTILGIFFGFFIAVPLSVARVYGNLSKYVSLVYTELLRGTPLLAQLFVLYYGLNFSGFIPGFLDGVFANNAAWAALVGFILNSAAYQSEYIRSALQSVDAGQLTAGRAIGLSKVDAIRYVVLPQGLRFAIPGWTNELIYLIKYSSLAAFITVPELFKRANDIASSNFRYTAMFTITAVLYLALVITASRLMGWVEDRTAIPGLGTGRGR; translated from the coding sequence ATGAGCGAACCCGTCGTCGACGCCGCCCAGGAGCAGGAGGGCGAGACTCGACTCACGACCGGGACGGCCGGACGGGCGCTCCTCGTCGCCGCCGGGGTGCTGTTCTGGGGCTGGCTCCTGCTTCGGTGGCTCAACGACTGGCTCGGCGGGCTGTTCGTCCCGGTCGGAGAGCCGTTCGTCCCCCCGGCGACCGTCGAGTCGCTCGGGGCCGGGGTTCCGGGTCTCGCGGGCGCGTTCGAGTCGCTCGCGTTCGCCGTCGAGTATCTGCCGACCCTCTCGGAGGGGCTGTGGCTCACGCTCGTGCTGACCATCCTCGGCATTTTCTTCGGCTTCTTCATCGCCGTGCCGCTGAGCGTCGCCCGCGTCTACGGCAACCTCTCGAAGTACGTCTCGCTCGTCTACACCGAACTCCTGCGCGGGACGCCGCTTCTCGCGCAGCTGTTCGTGCTCTACTACGGGCTGAACTTCTCGGGGTTCATCCCCGGCTTTCTCGACGGCGTGTTCGCCAATAACGCCGCGTGGGCCGCGCTCGTCGGGTTCATCCTCAACAGCGCCGCCTACCAGTCGGAGTACATCCGTTCGGCGCTACAGAGCGTCGACGCGGGCCAACTCACCGCGGGTCGCGCCATCGGCCTCTCGAAAGTGGACGCGATTCGCTACGTCGTCCTCCCGCAGGGGCTCCGCTTCGCCATCCCCGGCTGGACGAACGAACTCATCTACCTCATCAAGTACTCGTCGCTGGCGGCGTTCATCACCGTCCCGGAGCTGTTCAAGCGCGCCAACGACATCGCCTCCTCGAACTTCCGCTACACGGCGATGTTCACCATCACGGCGGTGCTGTATCTGGCGCTCGTCATCACGGCGTCTCGGCTGATGGGCTGGGTCGAAGACAGAACGGCGATTCCGGGACTCGGGACGGGGAGGGGACGGTAG
- a CDS encoding replication factor C large subunit — MDWTEKYRPRSLSAIRGNNKARDKFREWAETWDDHGDAVIVYGSPGVGKTSAAHALANDMGWETVELNASDQRTAAVIERFAGRAAMNETLGGSSKGESGRQLIVLDEADNIHGNYDRGGARAITKLVKEAGQPMVLIANEFYEMSRGLRNACESIEFRDVSARSIVPVLRDICRQEGIEYESAALERIADANSGDLRGAVNDLQAAAEGRDEITEESVATSDRDRSVGIFEFLDQVLKEESPQEALYTSYDVDETPDDLTKWVEDNMLDVYEGEEVARAYEFLANADRWLGRVRASQDYSYWRYAGDNLAAGVAAARDGTKGGWTRYGRPQFWRSKDKTGDEVARQIAESSGASMSIARRRIVPYLSVMTHHCKPRDLTVAMAAYYEFEEKHVAHVTGSGESTKKVQSIVEDAEELREEAMEAHSGGAFADTASGGDGEADSALDGESDGATDDTKAGETVEGAGMSAIEADDSSEESTSDDSGSDAEDDDGQAGLTDFF, encoded by the coding sequence ATGGATTGGACGGAGAAGTATCGCCCTCGGTCGCTGTCGGCGATACGCGGCAACAACAAGGCCCGCGACAAGTTCCGCGAGTGGGCCGAAACATGGGACGACCACGGCGACGCGGTCATCGTCTACGGCAGTCCGGGCGTCGGCAAAACCTCCGCGGCGCACGCGCTCGCCAACGACATGGGGTGGGAGACCGTCGAACTGAACGCCTCCGACCAGCGGACCGCCGCCGTCATCGAGCGCTTCGCCGGGCGCGCGGCGATGAACGAGACGCTCGGCGGGTCGAGCAAAGGCGAGTCGGGTCGCCAACTCATCGTCCTCGACGAGGCCGACAACATCCACGGCAACTACGACCGCGGCGGCGCGCGCGCGATCACGAAGCTCGTCAAGGAGGCGGGTCAGCCGATGGTGCTCATCGCCAACGAGTTCTACGAGATGAGCCGCGGCCTGCGCAACGCCTGCGAATCGATCGAGTTCCGCGACGTGAGCGCCCGCTCGATCGTCCCCGTCCTCCGAGACATCTGCCGACAGGAGGGAATCGAGTACGAATCCGCCGCCCTCGAACGCATCGCCGACGCCAACAGCGGCGACCTCCGCGGCGCGGTCAACGACCTCCAGGCGGCCGCCGAAGGCCGCGACGAGATCACCGAGGAGTCCGTCGCGACGAGCGACCGAGACCGCTCCGTGGGCATCTTCGAGTTCTTGGACCAAGTGCTCAAAGAGGAGTCGCCGCAGGAGGCGCTGTACACCTCCTACGACGTCGACGAGACGCCCGACGACCTGACGAAGTGGGTCGAGGACAACATGCTCGACGTGTACGAGGGCGAAGAGGTCGCCCGTGCCTACGAGTTCCTCGCCAACGCCGACCGCTGGCTGGGTCGCGTGCGCGCGAGCCAGGACTACAGCTACTGGCGCTACGCCGGCGACAACCTCGCTGCGGGCGTCGCCGCCGCCCGCGACGGCACGAAGGGTGGGTGGACGCGCTACGGACGCCCGCAGTTCTGGCGCTCGAAGGACAAGACCGGCGACGAGGTGGCCCGCCAAATCGCCGAATCCAGCGGCGCGAGCATGAGCATCGCGCGCCGACGAATCGTCCCCTACCTCTCGGTGATGACCCACCACTGCAAGCCCCGAGACCTCACCGTCGCGATGGCGGCGTACTACGAGTTCGAGGAGAAACACGTCGCCCACGTCACCGGCAGCGGCGAGTCGACGAAGAAAGTGCAGTCCATCGTCGAAGACGCCGAGGAACTCCGCGAGGAGGCGATGGAGGCGCACTCCGGCGGCGCGTTCGCGGACACGGCGAGCGGCGGAGACGGCGAGGCCGACTCGGCGTTGGACGGCGAGAGCGACGGAGCCACCGACGACACGAAGGCAGGCGAAACGGTCGAGGGGGCGGGGATGTCCGCGATCGAGGCCGACGACAGTTCCGAAGAATCGACGTCCGACGACTCCGGGAGCGATGCCGAGGACGACGACGGACAGGCGGGCCTCACCGACTTCTTCTGA
- a CDS encoding amino acid ABC transporter permease — protein sequence MDPTVVAQTTGDWAFVLDNAPYLFVGAGLTILLTVVSMLLGFLVGFPAGIVEVYGGRVSTFVVETVGIVLRGTPIVVILIFMYFVFSTPSLTLGLFDVTVTLSDAFIASVLGLGLRSAAYQSQIFRGALQSVDEGQLEAARSVGMSKLEAIRHVVVPQALRRSVPGFQNEVTIVLKDTSVVFAIGLAELLTRSYDLFVRQTTAVLEVVLFVSAIYFVLTFVTNRGLDLVGSYYEIPGGEQA from the coding sequence ATGGACCCGACAGTCGTCGCACAGACCACGGGCGACTGGGCGTTCGTCCTCGACAACGCCCCCTACCTCTTCGTCGGTGCGGGGTTGACGATACTGCTCACCGTCGTCAGCATGCTGCTCGGCTTTCTCGTCGGCTTTCCGGCGGGAATCGTGGAGGTGTACGGCGGCCGGGTGAGCACGTTCGTCGTCGAGACGGTCGGTATCGTCCTTCGGGGGACGCCCATCGTCGTCATCCTCATCTTCATGTACTTCGTCTTCTCGACGCCGAGTCTCACGCTCGGGCTGTTCGACGTGACGGTGACGCTCTCGGACGCGTTCATCGCGAGCGTGCTGGGGCTGGGGCTGCGGAGCGCCGCGTACCAGTCGCAGATCTTCCGCGGGGCGCTCCAGAGCGTCGACGAGGGCCAGTTGGAGGCGGCGCGCTCGGTGGGGATGAGCAAACTCGAAGCGATTCGCCACGTCGTCGTGCCGCAGGCGCTTCGGCGGTCGGTTCCGGGCTTCCAGAACGAGGTGACTATCGTCCTCAAGGACACGAGCGTCGTCTTCGCCATCGGCCTCGCCGAGTTGCTGACGCGGAGCTACGACCTGTTCGTCCGCCAGACGACGGCGGTGCTGGAGGTCGTGCTGTTCGTCAGCGCTATCTACTTCGTGCTGACGTTCGTCACCAATCGGGGACTGGACCTCGTCGGCTCGTACTACGAGATTCCGGGCGGTGAGCAGGCGTGA
- a CDS encoding zinc-dependent alcohol dehydrogenase family protein codes for MRAAVLHEYGEPLVVEDVDAPQPDPHGVVVGVEACGICRSDWHAWQGHGEWADDQVPKGQILGHEPAGRVVAVGERVDHLRDGDRIAVPFNLGDGTCPYCRNGHGNVCQDGLSLGFQSEAPGAFAEQVHVPYADYNAMPLPENVAARDVAALGCRFMTAFHGLTHRADVRTGDWVAVHGCGGVGLSAVQVANAVGARVVAVDIDAKKLDLAREVGADATVDSSDLDGRGVTSAIRAETGGGAHVSVDALGLEETCRNSIFCLRKRGTHVQLGLTTEKERGEVSLPTDRMTMQEISFLGSRGMPPTRYEELLGLMATGDVDPGALVSREVSLSEVPERLAAMTNYETEGIEVVTEF; via the coding sequence ATGCGTGCCGCAGTTTTACACGAGTACGGAGAACCGCTCGTCGTCGAAGACGTAGACGCCCCCCAACCCGACCCGCACGGCGTCGTCGTCGGCGTCGAAGCCTGCGGCATCTGCCGGAGCGACTGGCACGCCTGGCAGGGCCACGGCGAGTGGGCTGACGACCAGGTGCCGAAGGGACAGATTCTCGGCCACGAACCCGCGGGTCGCGTCGTCGCCGTCGGCGAACGCGTCGACCACCTCCGCGATGGCGACCGAATCGCCGTCCCGTTCAACCTCGGCGACGGCACCTGCCCGTACTGCCGAAACGGTCACGGCAACGTCTGTCAGGACGGCCTCTCGCTCGGCTTCCAGTCGGAGGCTCCGGGCGCGTTCGCCGAGCAGGTCCACGTCCCCTACGCCGACTACAACGCGATGCCCCTGCCGGAGAACGTCGCCGCCCGCGACGTGGCCGCGCTCGGCTGTCGGTTCATGACGGCGTTCCACGGGCTCACCCACCGCGCCGACGTCCGAACCGGCGACTGGGTGGCGGTCCACGGCTGTGGAGGCGTCGGACTCTCCGCCGTGCAGGTCGCGAACGCGGTGGGCGCGCGCGTCGTCGCCGTCGACATCGACGCGAAGAAACTGGACCTCGCGCGCGAAGTCGGCGCGGACGCCACCGTCGACTCCTCGGACCTCGACGGCCGCGGCGTCACGAGCGCGATTCGCGCCGAGACAGGGGGAGGAGCACACGTCTCCGTCGACGCGCTCGGCCTCGAAGAGACGTGTCGCAACTCGATTTTCTGTCTCCGCAAGCGCGGCACGCACGTCCAACTCGGACTGACGACGGAGAAGGAGCGCGGCGAGGTGTCGCTGCCGACGGACCGGATGACGATGCAGGAGATCTCCTTCCTCGGCTCGCGCGGGATGCCGCCGACGCGGTACGAGGAACTCTTAGGCCTCATGGCGACGGGCGACGTGGACCCCGGCGCCCTCGTGAGTCGAGAGGTGTCACTCTCAGAGGTGCCGGAGCGACTGGCGGCGATGACGAACTACGAGACGGAGGGCATCGAGGTCGTGACGGAGTTCTGA
- a CDS encoding amino acid ABC transporter ATP-binding protein encodes MSDNEHTYLLEVDRVSQSYGTEKVLRDISFEMGRGDVTVLVGPSGSGKSTMLRCVNRLTEIDSGDIYLDGERVTGPDVDVNELRKEVGMVFQGFNLFAHLTARQNIMLGPRRVLGLSKEEAGKRADEHLEMVGLTPQADSYPGELSGGQQQRVGIARALAMEPKLMLFDEPTSALDPELIGEVLEVMRDLADRGMTMLVVTHEMSFAREVASEMLFLDGGKIVERGPPEQLFERPEQDRTASFLRRITEMHS; translated from the coding sequence ATGAGCGACAACGAACACACGTATCTACTCGAGGTGGACCGCGTCTCCCAGAGCTACGGGACCGAGAAAGTGCTGCGCGACATCAGTTTCGAGATGGGCCGCGGCGACGTGACGGTGCTCGTCGGCCCGAGCGGGTCGGGGAAGTCGACGATGCTGCGCTGCGTCAACCGACTCACCGAGATCGACAGCGGCGACATCTACCTCGACGGCGAGCGCGTCACCGGACCCGACGTCGACGTGAACGAACTCCGCAAGGAGGTCGGCATGGTGTTTCAGGGCTTCAACCTGTTCGCGCATCTCACGGCACGTCAGAACATCATGCTCGGGCCGCGTCGCGTGCTCGGCCTCAGTAAGGAGGAGGCCGGAAAGCGCGCCGACGAGCACCTGGAGATGGTCGGCCTCACCCCGCAAGCGGACTCCTACCCCGGCGAGCTTTCCGGCGGCCAACAGCAGCGCGTCGGCATCGCCCGCGCGCTGGCGATGGAGCCGAAACTGATGCTGTTCGACGAGCCGACGAGCGCGCTCGACCCCGAACTCATCGGGGAGGTGCTGGAGGTGATGCGCGACCTCGCAGACCGCGGGATGACGATGCTCGTCGTCACCCACGAGATGAGCTTCGCGCGCGAAGTCGCCTCCGAGATGCTGTTTCTCGACGGCGGGAAGATCGTCGAGCGCGGCCCACCCGAACAGCTGTTCGAGCGCCCTGAACAGGACCGCACGGCGTCGTTCCTCCGGCGCATCACCGAGATGCACTCATGA
- a CDS encoding M14 family zinc carboxypeptidase, giving the protein MNRRQYLSTVGVAALAVPNAAESVVGAVDAIDAQPSQTSEAQTSLTNERLAAKLRALDERSPLVALRRIGRSAGRDDPLWEFRIGRGETNVHLVTQLHGDEPAGTEAILTVLRELVDDPERHADVLNELTLTVVPRANPDGAMFARDDDGDGTAERVTRRENVQPWRQDASRHEPDYHSVNRPPGYDLNRDFDPTVEFSQAGRSARNTDADSSEWTEYEENDEQYWRHDRAYRGHTLRGSGLGLTPEVTAVVDSYRCADPDVAITHHHKSVGTRGRSAESPSLLSVMAAFGPAYLERAPSYEAGEPVETVVNPFLDAETSRRSLRLNSAVARELTAGGRFGEVTRYGYEPLWGSYLDALSPKTNAAGMLYEVAGQSDEADSFDYGRKIAVSRAAFRRTFEALATDPTLSNVDERRYFDLPLESGGPTER; this is encoded by the coding sequence ATGAACCGACGGCAGTACCTCTCGACGGTCGGAGTGGCCGCGCTCGCGGTTCCCAACGCGGCCGAATCAGTCGTCGGTGCCGTCGATGCCATCGATGCACAGCCCAGTCAGACGTCCGAAGCGCAGACGTCACTCACCAACGAGCGACTCGCGGCGAAACTACGGGCGCTGGACGAACGGTCGCCGCTCGTCGCGCTCCGACGAATCGGTCGCTCCGCCGGTCGAGACGACCCGCTGTGGGAGTTCCGAATCGGCAGGGGAGAGACGAACGTCCACCTCGTGACGCAGTTGCACGGCGACGAACCCGCCGGAACCGAGGCGATACTCACCGTGCTTCGGGAACTGGTCGACGACCCCGAAAGGCACGCGGACGTCCTGAACGAACTCACGCTCACCGTCGTCCCCCGGGCGAACCCCGACGGCGCGATGTTCGCCCGCGACGACGACGGCGACGGCACCGCAGAGCGCGTCACCCGTCGGGAGAACGTCCAACCGTGGCGGCAGGACGCCTCCCGACACGAACCGGACTACCACAGCGTCAACCGGCCGCCGGGCTACGACCTGAACCGCGACTTCGACCCCACGGTCGAGTTCTCGCAGGCGGGCCGTTCGGCCCGAAACACCGACGCCGACTCCAGCGAGTGGACCGAGTACGAGGAGAACGACGAACAGTACTGGCGACACGACCGGGCGTATCGGGGGCACACGCTCCGCGGCAGCGGCCTCGGACTCACGCCGGAAGTCACCGCGGTCGTCGACTCTTACCGGTGCGCGGACCCGGACGTAGCCATTACACACCACCACAAGAGCGTCGGCACGCGCGGGCGGAGCGCGGAGTCGCCGTCGCTTCTGAGCGTCATGGCGGCGTTCGGCCCGGCGTATCTCGAACGCGCGCCGTCGTACGAGGCCGGCGAACCGGTCGAGACGGTCGTCAATCCGTTCCTCGACGCCGAGACGAGTCGGCGCTCGCTCCGACTGAACTCGGCCGTCGCCCGCGAACTCACCGCGGGCGGACGGTTTGGTGAGGTGACTCGCTACGGCTACGAACCGCTCTGGGGGTCGTATCTCGACGCGCTCTCGCCGAAGACGAACGCCGCGGGGATGCTGTACGAAGTGGCCGGGCAGTCCGACGAGGCGGACAGCTTCGACTACGGCCGAAAGATCGCCGTCTCGCGGGCGGCGTTCCGGCGGACGTTCGAGGCGCTGGCGACGGACCCGACGCTCTCGAACGTCGACGAGCGTCGGTACTTCGACCTCCCGCTGGAGTCGGGCGGACCGACGGAGCGGTAG
- a CDS encoding flavodoxin domain-containing protein, whose protein sequence is MANFLVYYGTGEGQTAKVTDRIAERLDERGHDVTAVNASKSPDGISVTAFDAVLVGASIHGGKQQQAVVRFVDANRDALATKPTGFFQVSLSSADERGEAQAAGYVDGFVSETDWHPDRIGLFGGALRYSEYGFLKRLVLKQIAKRALPDTDTSRDVEFTDWAEVDAFAADFAAFAEGRLGVVPPVSDPDGTREESDE, encoded by the coding sequence GTGGCGAATTTTCTCGTGTACTACGGAACGGGTGAGGGACAGACGGCGAAAGTCACCGACCGCATCGCCGAACGACTCGACGAACGCGGACACGACGTGACGGCGGTCAACGCGAGCAAGTCCCCGGACGGCATCTCGGTGACGGCGTTCGACGCCGTCCTCGTCGGCGCGTCGATACACGGCGGGAAGCAACAGCAGGCGGTCGTGCGGTTCGTCGACGCGAACCGTGACGCGCTGGCGACGAAACCGACTGGATTCTTTCAGGTGTCGCTGTCCTCGGCGGACGAGCGGGGGGAGGCGCAGGCGGCGGGGTACGTCGACGGGTTCGTCTCCGAGACCGACTGGCACCCCGACCGAATCGGCCTCTTCGGCGGCGCGCTCCGCTACTCGGAGTACGGGTTCCTCAAGCGACTGGTGTTGAAGCAGATCGCCAAACGCGCGCTCCCGGACACCGACACCTCCCGAGACGTGGAGTTCACCGACTGGGCGGAGGTCGACGCGTTCGCCGCCGACTTCGCCGCGTTCGCCGAGGGGCGTCTCGGCGTCGTCCCGCCCGTCTCCGACCCAGACGGAACACGAGAGGAGTCGGACGAGTGA